GGTCGTCGTGGAGCGACCGGTCGAAGGAGGCGCGGTCCAGGGACTGGAGCAGCTGCGAATTGCCGGGTGCGTCGGAGGCTTTGTAGCCGAGTGCCTCGTTCGCGCGGCCCGCGCATCCACCGGGCGGCACCGGTTTGCCGTTCGCATCGTTGCCTCCCTGCCCGAACTCGCCGGGGCGGGTGCTTCCACCGGTCAGTGCGAACGACTCGTCCGCCGACAGCTCCGGTTCCGCGTAGGTCTGGGACTTCGACTTCGGCGGTACGCGGTAGCCCCTTTCGGAGGCCAGCTTCGCATCGGTGATTCCGTAGCGCCGCTCGTTGTGGACGGTGACGGAGGGCGGTGTTGCGGGAGGGAAGGAGAAGGAGGCGTGGCCGAACTCCTTCATGCAGGCTGTCGTGCGGTCCCGTAGGAGTTCGGCGAGCTTGTACCCCTCGAACTCGTTCAGCATGTAGTCGTCCAGGGGAAGTCCCAGGTCGACGGAGGTGCGGGGGACGTCGGCAGCCTGTGCCGGCTTCTTGCCGACCGCCGAGGGGTCGCCGCTGGACGTGTCGCAGCCGACGAGGACGGCGCACGCGGCGAGCGAGAGCGACAGGGCCGTATACCGGCCGGGTGTCGGGGTGCGGCGGGATTTTCTCATTGCATCACTGTCATTCGAGTCGTACGAGTCGCCATGCGGCACACGGCGAACGGGGTTTCCCGGGACTCGGGAAACCCCGTCGGACAGCACGATCAGCAGTTGCCGGATTCGTAGAAGATGCTGGACGCGTTGTTGTTCTTCAGGGTGCTGTTCAGGTTGGCCGTGATCCAGGGACCGATCATCTGGCGCGGGCCCTGCTGGTTGGAGTTGTAGTACACGTAGTGCGGGTTGCTGTGGGTCCAGTTCGTCACGGAGGCCGCGTTGTTCTTCAAATTCTGTCCGGCGCCGTTGCCGGGTCCGATGAACGTGAAGTTCGAGTGGTTGTAGCCCCAGCAGTCGTCGATGTCGACGAAGGCGCCCACGCCACCCGAGTTGTAGTGGAAGCAGGCGTCCCTGCCCTCGTTGCAGCGGCCGTCGCCGCTGGCCGAGGCGTTGGGTGCGAGGGCGAGCAGTGAAGCGAGGGACAGCCCGATTGCCGAGACAGCGGTGAGCTTCTTCACGATGAACCTCCGAGGTCACATAAAGATTGTGTGAGTGATGGGGAATCTACCTCAGGAGTTGATCTTGTAAAAGTTCGTTCCGTGACCGGGCGAAAGCCCTTCTGCGTCGCGTAGTTGGGCGTGGCTGAGTGGTTGTCGGAGCAGGCGTCGGCGCTTGCCGGGGCGAGCGGGGCGGGTCAGCGGACCGCGTGGTGCCAGATCGGGGAGGTCGGGGTGCGGGGGACCGTGGTGATGTGGAGTTCCGCGTCGAGGCCGAGGACCGCCGTCGTGGTGCCGGAGAGTTCGAGGACCGCGCCCGGGGCGCCCGCGTAGAGGACGGCGGATTCGGTCCAGGCGGGCGGGCCGCCGAGGCCCGTGGTGCTGATGGTGCCGGTGTTCGCGCGGCCCGAGACGAGGCGGCCCGCGACGCCGACCGCGCCGTAGCCGGACCGGCCGCCGGCCTCCGCGACGCTGGAGACCTGGGGCTTGCCGGGGGCCGCCGTGACCACGGCCGTGCGGACGACACCCGAGTCCGGGCGGCGGAAGTACAGGCGGACGCCCGCGCCGTCCGGGGTCGCCGTCAGGGGGACCGTCGTGGCCGGCAGGCCCGTTTCGAGGGGGCCCTGCAGCGGGGCGCCCGGGGTGGGCTGGATCCAGGCCGCGACCGACTTCGTGGTGGTGGCGTACACGTGGCGCCGCCCGGCGGAGTCGACCACCGCGACCGGGTCGCTCTGCAGGTCCTCGCCGCCCACGCGGTGCCATTCGGAGAAGCCGCCGTCCGGCTGCTGGGTGGTGGCGCGCAGGCTGCGGCGGGAGTCGCGGAGGTAGACGGTGATGCGGCCGTCCGCGTCGACGGCGCCCGAGGGGGAGCTGATCGCCGAGGTGCTCTGCTCGTCGGGGCCCTCGGGGGTGCCCAGCGACTGCCAGGGCCCGAACGGGCCGTCGGGCGCGGACTGGACGGCGTACACGACCTCGCGCCGGTACTCGGCGGGTATCCGGCCGAGGGTGGTGCGGGTGGCGAGGACCGCGACGCGGCCGTCGGCGAAGCGGACGGTGCTCGCGCCCGGGTCGATGCCCGTGCCGGGGAGGAGCGCCGGGCCCGCCCAGGCACCGCCGGGGGACCGGGTCCAGTACGCGGTCTGCCCGTCGAGGGTGGCGAACGCCCAGAGCCGGCCGGGCGTGCCCTCGATCATCCAGGTGCTGTGGTCGCCGCGGCTGTAGCGCAGGGACTGGGCCCAGTTGCGCCCGGTCGGGTTGCCGGCGACCTTGCGGTCGCCGCAGCCGGAGGGGCTGCCGCAGTAGTTCTGGCCGTCGTGCCAGGCGTAGGTCTTGAGGAAGCCGGTCTTCGTCTCGGCGGTCTGCGGGTCCAGCGTGTGCGGGAGGGTGCCGTTGTGGTAGCCGAGGTAGTTCTGCACGGAGAAGTGCGGACGGTTCTTGACCCGCTCCGCGTAGGCGGCCGCGCCGGCCTGCGCGAAGCGGGCGGCGTACATGTGGTCCTGGTGGTCGGTGTACTTGCCGCTGTGGTCGTACCGGCCGGGCGTCGGGTCCTGCATGCGTATCGTCGTCGGCCGGTACCGCTCCAGGACCCCGGATATCGCCTGTATCAGCTGGTCCTTGCTGTACGTGAAGTGCTGCTTGACCGGGGTTCCGGAAGTGAGCTGGGACGCCAGCGCCGGTATCCGCCCGTTCCACAGGCCGCGCAGGCTGTCGGGGTTGTCCCCGCCGGTGGTGCGGGCCTCGCGCAGCTGCAGCCAGACCAGGTTGACGTGCGGCTTCGCGATGAGGACGTCGAGCTCGGCCTGTCCGCCGCCGGCCGTGGACATGACCGTACGGCGCCAGGCGCTGGTGCGGTCGCCGGTGGCCATCTGCGCGTAGGCGGAACGTATGCCGTTCTGCCGGGCCTCCGCGTAGTGGGCGCGGTCGGAGGGCTGCTCCGGGTCCTTGGCGGCGCCGCCGGTGGCGCGGTTTATGCCGTCGGCCTCGCCGGAGGTCAGGTACACGGTCGCGACCGGGGTGCCGGAGAGCAGCGAGCGGCTGAGGTCGGGGTTCATGAAGAAGAGGTCGTCGTCGGGATGGGCGACGACCTGGACGACCGACCCGGCGGTGACGCTCGCGGGCAGCGCGGCCGCCGGGCGCAGGGGCCACGTGCCCTCGGCGGAGGTCTGCTGGGCGGAGGCCACGGCGAGCACGCCGGTGGTGCCCGCGGTGATGACCGTGAGCAGGGCCGCGAAGCGGCGACGGGTGATGGGCATAGGTCACGCCTTGGGGGGTCGTTCCGGGCGGGAAGAACCGCTGAGCAGTCAGAGAGAGGCCAAATCGGGGAACTTGGTTCACCGGATTCGCCGATGACTGCCACTTTCCGAAAAAGTCCGGACGTGATTGTGCACTGTGGAGTTTTTGGTCCGTATATGTGACCGAAATGTGGACGCCGTTGTTCCGCCCCGTGGACCAACTGGCTGCCGGGGATAGGATGTTAGGTGGGGATTTGGCCTCGTTGGTGAGGAATGCGGCTTATGCCCTTAAGGGGGGTATTCCTTACGGCGCCGTGTTGCGAGGGCCCACCGGCACCCACGGCGCCAGCCGCGCGTCCGGGGCGTCCGCCGACGAGGTCACGTACAGCCGCGCGTCGAGCCCCACCACCGCCAGGCTGACCACGTTCTTGCCGGTCAGAGCGGAGGAAGGGGCGCCCACGAACATCAGCGGCGACCGCTCCCACGGCCGGCCCCACCCGACGTCCGAGCCCAGCTGACCGCCCGCCGAGCGGCCCGCGAGCACGTGGCCGCTCGCCGTCACCGAGCCGAAGCCCTGGAGTCCGCCGAGGTCTGTGAGGTTGTTCACCTTCAGTCCGTCGTCGCCGGTGACGAGGGCGGTGCGGACGTTGCCCGAGCCGGGCTTGCGGAACCACAGCCGCACCCCGCCCTCGCGGCCCGCCGCGGTCAGCGGGAGCGTGGTGTCCGGCAGCCCGGTGGCGGTGGCGGGGCCCAGCGGGGCGCCCGGCTCCGGCTGCACCCAGCCCAGCACCGTCTTGGGGGTGGCCGATCCTTGACGTCCTTCGCGTACGCGGCGGTGGCCAGCTGCGCGAAGCGGGCGCCGTAGAAGTGGTCCTGGTGGTCGACGTACCGATTGGTGTTGGGGAAGCGGCCGGGGGTCGGGTCCTGGGAGCGGACGTCGTTGGCTTGTACCACTCCAGGACGCCGACGAGGGTCTGGACGACCTGCTCCTTCTTGGATCATCCCGTGGCTCGAACGCCGCTACGGCTAGGGTCGCGCGCAGTCGTTGGGTTGGTCTGGTTTTCCTGGGTGCTGTACGGGTTCTTGTGGTGCTGCGTGACCTTGTCGGGTTGGGCTCGTTCCGTATGTGGGTCCGATGATCGGACAGTAGCTCGCAAGCGGTGGCGGGGGGTGTGGGTGTGCGGG
This genomic window from Streptomyces sp. NBC_01351 contains:
- a CDS encoding PIG-L family deacetylase translates to MPITRRRFAALLTVITAGTTGVLAVASAQQTSAEGTWPLRPAAALPASVTAGSVVQVVAHPDDDLFFMNPDLSRSLLSGTPVATVYLTSGEADGINRATGGAAKDPEQPSDRAHYAEARQNGIRSAYAQMATGDRTSAWRRTVMSTAGGGQAELDVLIAKPHVNLVWLQLREARTTGGDNPDSLRGLWNGRIPALASQLTSGTPVKQHFTYSKDQLIQAISGVLERYRPTTIRMQDPTPGRYDHSGKYTDHQDHMYAARFAQAGAAAYAERVKNRPHFSVQNYLGYHNGTLPHTLDPQTAETKTGFLKTYAWHDGQNYCGSPSGCGDRKVAGNPTGRNWAQSLRYSRGDHSTWMIEGTPGRLWAFATLDGQTAYWTRSPGGAWAGPALLPGTGIDPGASTVRFADGRVAVLATRTTLGRIPAEYRREVVYAVQSAPDGPFGPWQSLGTPEGPDEQSTSAISSPSGAVDADGRITVYLRDSRRSLRATTQQPDGGFSEWHRVGGEDLQSDPVAVVDSAGRRHVYATTTKSVAAWIQPTPGAPLQGPLETGLPATTVPLTATPDGAGVRLYFRRPDSGVVRTAVVTAAPGKPQVSSVAEAGGRSGYGAVGVAGRLVSGRANTGTISTTGLGGPPAWTESAVLYAGAPGAVLELSGTTTAVLGLDAELHITTVPRTPTSPIWHHAVR